The Vulpes vulpes isolate BD-2025 chromosome 1, VulVul3, whole genome shotgun sequence genome contains the following window.
CTTGGCATCCaagtcctttttaatttcttctagttttttagCCACGTTTGGTATGTCATAGTTCTGAGCCAGATACATTCCAACCACGTTGCCAAAAGTAAATCCAAGCAGGAACTGGAGCATGGTGTCGGCGCGGAGGACGGCGCGGCTCGGCGGGCGGGTCGGATGATGTCATCAAGATGATCGACTTAGGCAGTGCCTGCAGGACCTCTGGGCAGACATTTGCCAACTCCAACTCATCCAGCTCCCACGCCTGCTTCCAGATTCTTCTTCGAGCCAAAGGGAGAGTGCATGGCAAGTTCTCTTTGGTGGATCTGGCAGGGAATGAGAGAGGTGCAGACACTTCCAGTGCTGACCGGCAGACCCGCATGGAGGGTGCAGAAATCAACAAGAG
Protein-coding sequences here:
- the LOC112913769 gene encoding short transmembrane mitochondrial protein 1 — encoded protein: MLQFLLGFTFGNVVGMYLAQNYDIPNVAKKLEEIKKDLDAKKKSPSS